In the Helianthus annuus cultivar XRQ/B chromosome 11, HanXRQr2.0-SUNRISE, whole genome shotgun sequence genome, one interval contains:
- the LOC110886271 gene encoding non-specific lipid-transfer protein-like protein At2g13820 yields the protein MAQYQKTNTILVILVVTMAALYGGSMAQSSGCTSALVSLSPCLNYISGNTSTPSSGCCTQLASVVRSQPQCLCQVLNGGGSSLGLNINQTQALELPKACNVQTPPTSQCNAASPTDSPSGTTPSSSPGFPSGTGTETNTVPSTDNGSSDATSIRFTTIPIIFSIFVATYAMVF from the exons ATGGCACAATATCAAAAAACCAACACAATCTTAGTGATCCTAGTGGTCACAATGGCTGCCTTATATGGAGGCTCAATGGCTCAATCTTCAGGGTGCACAAGTGCTTTAGTTAGTTTGTCTCCATGCCTAAATTACATTTCGGGTAACACGTCTACACCATCATCAGGATGTTGCACCCAACTGGCTAGTGTGGTCCGGTCACAGCCACAGTGCCTGTGTCAAGTTCTTAATGGCGGTGGCTCATCTTTGGGACTTAATATTAATCAAACTCAGGCTCTTGAGTTGCCTAAGGCTTGCAATGTCCAGACACCACCAACTAGTCAATGCAATG CTGCTTCTCCAACTGACTCTCCATCAGGAACAACACCTTCTTCTTCTCCAGGATTCCCCTCGGGTACAGGCACAGAAACAAACACAGTGCCATCAACAGATAACGGTTCTTCAGATGCAACTTCAATAAGATTCACAACCATTCCAATAATATTTTCGATATTTGTTGCCACATATGCCATGGTGTTCTAA
- the LOC118483685 gene encoding uncharacterized protein LOC118483685, protein MSKRGKRGVACFSKKYKDEDYNIEFDQNNLPVGPNKHKFVSWFGLKCKQMFPYHIKTTDFERYMWDELWLETKELWKIQSNAPKDTMERKAKKLCTNFRSRLVTHYINLG, encoded by the exons ATGTCGAAAAGAGGCAAACGGGGCGTTGCTTGTTTTTCGAAGAAATATAAGGATGAGGATTATAACATTGAGTTTGATCAAAATAATCTTCCTGTTGGTCCTAACAAGCATAAATTTGTTTCATGGTTCGGACTGAAATGTAAACAAATGTTTCCGTATCACATCAAGACTACGGATTTTGAGCGATACATGTGGGACGAACTATGGCTTGAAACAAAG GAACTGTGGAAAATTCAGTCCAATGCCCCGAAAGACACTATGGAACGAAAAGCAAAGAAACTTTGTACCAATTTTAGGAGTAGACTTGTCACCCATTATATAAATTTAG GATAA